From the genome of Candidatus Omnitrophota bacterium:
GCCGTAACTCACATAGGCATGAAGAGAAAAATTGAGGCTATGGAGCGAAAATACGATCAACAATTCAGGGTTGTCTTTGAAGTTATAAAAAAGCTATTAGAGCCGCCATCCAAAAAACCAGTGCGGCGCATAGGTTTTCACGCAAGATGATGGGAAAGGGATTGCTTCGCCACTTCGTGGCTCGCAATAACGGGATTACGTATGAAAATACTATTAATAGGCAGTGAAGGATTCATAGGAAGATTCTTGAGGCGAAAGCTTGCCGAAAAGGGCCATAATGTTATGGGTATGGATATGAATGGACTAGCCAGGGATCGCCAATTCACCAAAGGAAACGTCACTAATATAAATGACATTATGAAAGCGGCGGCGGGGGTTGATCTCATAATAAACCTGGCTGCTGAGCATCATGATTTTGGGGTGAAAGAAGAGGAGTTTTTTGAAGTAAATACCAAAGGCATGCAGAATGTCCTGGATTGCGCAACCAAGCTTGGGATAAAAAAGATCTTATTCTATAGCACTGCGGCCGTATATGGCCCGCATGCGGAGTGCGTAAGCGAAAGCACGGTTCCTACCCCGGTGTCGCCGTACGGCAAATCTAAGCTTGAAGCCGAGAAGCTAATACATGATTGGGCCGGGGCCGATAAGGCGCGCGAAGCCGCAATAATAAGGCCGGTTGTCGTATTCGGGCCGGAAAACTATGCCAACATGTATAATCTTATAGACACTATACATAGGAAGAGGTTCTTTTTTGTGGGGAAGGGCGAAAACATAAAGTCAGTGGCTTACGTGGAGAACCTGGCAGATGCCACTATATTCCTTCTTGAGCATATGAAACCGGGCGTAGAGGTGTGTAATTATTCCGATTATCCGCAGATGAATATAAGAGAGACCGCAGAGACCATATATAAATGCTTATTGCGCGATATACCGAAGGTAAATATACCATTAGGCCCCGCGCTCGCGGCCGCAAGTATATTTGACATTTTAGGCAAGATCACAGGATATAACTTTCCGATAACGGCTTTTAGAATAAAGAAATTTAACACACAAACTTATTTTGCTTCGGATAGGATAAGAGAGCTGGGTTTTAAGCAGCGCATAACTCCGGCCGACGGGTTGAAGAATATGGTTGAGTGGTATTTGAAGAGGTTGCGTGAGGTTGCGAATGGTGTGGAAAATTAAAAATAATTGAAAGAAAATGCCGCTCTCAAACGTATATATAAGTGAGAGGAGGGTGAAATGAAAAAAGAAATAACTACTACTAAAATTGCGATTTTCAGAAAGCGAGAAATCCGAAAGACTGTTCATGGCAATGAATGGTGGTTTGTCATTGTGGATGTTGTTGCGGCCCTGACGGATTCAATTCAGCCCGATGGGTATATTAAAGATATGCGCAGAAGGGATGAAGAGCTTTCCAAGGGGTGGGGGCAAATTGCCACCCCCCTTTCGGTGAAAACTCCCGGGGGCATTCAGAAGCTTAATTGTGCCAGTACCGAAGGCATTTTTCGCATTATTCAGTCCATCCCATCCCCTAAAGCCGAACCGTTCAATGCTTGGTGAAGCATCAACAAAAGAGATAACAGTCAATAAAGACGCTCAAGGGTTCGTTGAGAATAAGCAGGCCGCTTTTGAAGGCGGCGCTGTTGCAGGTAATGCAAGAAGAGAGCTGGAGCGTAAAAGCGGCAAAAAAATAATCAGTAAAAAAAATTATATAAAATTACCGCAAAATAAAAAATTATTGAAGTAGGGATTGCTTCGCCCTCCTCTGGCGGGCTCGCAATGACAAGGGAAGATTATGAAACTTAAACGTACATATGGATGGGTGCCGGACATACCGGACGGCAGGGATTATCTTTATCGCGCCATAAAGCCCGTTATACGGCTGACGAAAAAGGTGGATTTAAGGAGCCTTTGCTCTGCGGTCGAAGACCAGGGTAATCTTGGCAGCTGCACGGCGCAGGCGCTTGCCGGCAATTTGGAATTTATTGATAATAAAATAGACTCGATATATACCGACGTGAGCAGGCTCTTTATTTATTATAATGAAAGGGTGTTGATAGATACAGTCGATTATGATTCCGGCGCGTCATTGCGTGACGGTATTAAATCCCTTAAGAACTCTGGAGTTTGCGAAGAGGCCCTATGGCCTTATACAATAGAAAAATTTGATGAAAAGCCTCCCGCAAAGTGTTATAAAGACGCGCAGGAACACAGGATCGAGGCCTATTATCGTATAGAATCTTTAAGCGAAATGCTCGCGTGCCTTACCGACGGCTATCCATTTGTATTTGGATTTACGGTGTACGAAAGCTTTGAAACAGGGCAGGTCGCGAAGACAGGTAAAGCGAATATGCCGAAAAAGGACGAATCAGCGCTTGGCGGACATGCGGTAATGGCGGTGGGGTACAATCAAAGCGAGAAGCGATTTTTGGTGCGTAATTCATGGGGAACGGGCTGGGGCATGGGCGGATATTTTACAATGCCGTTCAAGTATTTAGAAACGCTGGCAGAGGATTTTTGGACGGTAAGAAAATAGATGATGGGGGAATAAATGGAGAAAAAAACAAATCTAATAAAATTCATATCATGCGCAGTACTTTTATTGATAGCCTATCTACCGACTATAAACTGGATGGTCGGGCGGTGGAACGCGGAGGATTCTTACTATAGCCACGGGTTTCTTATTCCTTTGATATCGATTTTTCTTGCCTGGCAGAGGAAAGATAAGATCAAGGATGTGCTCATAAAAAGCGATGCGAGAGGGCTTTGGCTTATAATCGCAGGGCTTCTTGTGCACATTGCCTGCGCGGCTCTAAGAGTAGGTTTTCTTTCAGGTTTCTCACTCATTTTTGTTATATACGGCCTTGTATTGTTCTTTTTTGGTGTCGAGATGGCGCGGCTTATGAGATTTCCTATATTTTTCCTGCTTACAATGGTGCCGCTTCCTTTGGTGCTTGTCAGTAATTTGACGGTCAAGCTTAAGCTCTTTGCGGCGCAATGCGCCACTTTTATACTTAATCATATCGGATTTCCATCGGTAAGAGACGGCAGTATGATAAGGATGCCAAATTCAGTCATTCTCGTTGAGGCGCCGTGCAGCGGCCTGCGGTCGTTAATATCGCTTTTGACATTGGGGCTCCTTTTTGCATACATGCTTAAGGCGTCTTTTATAAAGAAGGGCATACTGCTTTTATCGGCCATTCCGCTTGCCGTAGCGACTAATATGCTGCGGATAATAATGCTCGGTACCGTTAATGATCTATACGGCGAAAAAGCGGCATTCGGGTTTTTCCACGATTTTTCCGGGTTTTTAGTCTTTGCCTTGGCGTTTGCGGGGATGTTGTGGATGTATAAAATATTGGAGAATAGGTGATAGGGGCTGAATCTTGAGGTCACAAATTGTGATCTTGAAGCTTGACATTGTTGTATGAATATACTACAATTGTTGTAAAAAAGGACAACAATATGATTGATTTTACGGGTATTACGAAATCGGAGGTAAGAAAAAAAGTATTGCGATATTTCTTCACGCATACCGAGGCAAACCTCTATTTGCGAGAAATAGCAGCTATTTTAAAAGTCGATCCTGGTAATCTGTCGAAGGAGCTTTCTAGGCTCGGAAAAGAGGGTGTTTTTAAGTCTGCTGAAAGGGGAAAGCAAAAATATTTTTCGCTAAATGAGCGTTATCCGCTTTTTAGCGAGTTAAAATCAATAATATTCAAAAGTGTAGGCGTAGAAGGTACTCTCAAAGAGATGCTTAGGAATATTAAAAGCATTCGTTGCGCCTTTATTTACGGTTCGTATGCTAAAGGAAGCGAAAAACCGTCTTCGGATATCGATTTAGTTGTAATAATCGATAAGGACAAATTCAAAGCAGGCGTTTTTGAAAAGAAGATGTACGAACTCGGCACGAAATTATCACGAGAAATAAATTATTCATATTATCCGGTGGATGAGTGGCATGACAAGATAAAAAAAGATAGCAGCTTCATTAAAAATATTTTGAAACAGGATAAGATAATGCTGGTGGGGGATATAAATGGATTACAGTGATTTAGTGAAAGAAAACAAGCTTAAAAAGGAACCGGATATAGGTTTTGACCAAGTCGAGAGACTGCTTAAGCGCAGCAGGAAGGATTTGACCACGGCACGGCAACTTATCGGGAAAGATGAAGAGCTTGCAGTCGCGGCAATTTATGACGCAATGTTTCATGCGGCCAATGCGTTGATACGTATGCAGGGGTATAGGCCCGGAACGGTACGGCAGCATATAGGCGTAATTGAAGCTGTCAATAGGACACTCGGCAAGAATGCCGAAAATCTGATAATTAAATTCGACAATATGAGAGTTGCCCGAAATAAGTTTGAATATCAGGCAATATTAGATATGTCAAAGGCGCAATTAGACAAGGCACTGCAGGATGCCGAAGAATTGGCTAAAATGATTGCAAAGCATATTTTTAGGCAAAACCCGCAAAGGCAATTTGATTTTTAGATTGCTTCGCCTCTAAGGGGCTCGCAATGACAGGGGATGTTACAATGAACGAAAATATCGGTTTCACAATTATAGTAGTCTTACTTTTAGCGGCGAGTGCGATTTCGCTGAACATGTTTTTCAAAGAACGTTCGGCGCATGATTTCCTTGATATAAATACTTTTCCGCATAAATTAGGCGAGTGGTCCGGGGCCGATGAGACCGTAACGGAAAAAGAGTACAAGATCCTCGAGACGCGCAATCTTATAGTGCGCGACTATACGAACCCGAAAGGGTGGATACTAAATCTCTTTATCGTATATTCCGAAACAAACCGCTCAGTTTTTCATCCTCCGGAAGTATGCTTCCTTGGCGGCGGTATATCCATAGTGGATAAAAAAATTGAGCGCGTTAAGGACGGCGGCTACAATTTTACGGCTAATAAGATGTACACCGAAAAGGGCGAGTTTAAACAAATAGTCCTTTACACCTATAAAGCAGGCAAACTTTACACCAGCAATTTCTATCTGCAGCAGGCGTACCTTGCCATAGGCCAGCTCTTCGGCAAAAACACGCCCGGCGCGACCATACGCGTATCTATGCCGGTCATAGGTAGTGAGGAAGATACGGTCGTTGCGCTTAAGAAGTTCCTTGTTGAAGTAGTGAATGAGATTGCTTCGCTTCGCTCGCAATGACATGTCGCGCATGTTACCGAGGTTGCGGAAGCTACACAACGTTAAAATTATATTTATTTCGCACAGAAAATCATATATAATATAGCCATGGACTTTGCGTTGATATTCAAATTTCTAATAGAGAACCTTACGCGCAAAAAAATAGACTTTGCGCTTATAGGAGGATTTGCTCTACAGGCGGTTGGCGTTACCAGAACGACACGTGATATAGATTTGCTTATTTTGAGCGAAAATTCTCCGGAGATTAAAAATCTCATGCTTAAACATGGATACCAACTTTTACACGAGAGTGAAGATGTAATGAATTTTGCAGGCAAAAAATTTGAATTAGGTAGAGTAGATTTTTTATTAGCCCATAGAAAATACTCTATCGAAATGCTGAAGAGAGCTGATGATAAACCGGTTTTCGGCGGAAAATTTAAAATAAAGGTCCTGAAGATAGAAGATCAGATAGGCCTTAAGGTGCAGGCAAGTTCAAACGATTCTAAACGTCTATATCAGGATATGGCGGACGTGCGGAAACTTCTTTATGATAATTACCCGAAGCTTGACATGGATCTTATAAGGGAATATTTTGCGCTTTTTGGCAGAGAAAAAGAATTAGACGATATTACAAGGGAAGTGAAAGATGTTAAGTAGAGAAGAAAAAGAGGAAATGCTTAAAGACGCCAAAAATCATGTCCGTAAACGGCACTTCCGGACTAGAGTAGAAAAGCATGCCTCGGTAGATTCATTTGATGAGTACATATCATTTCTAAATGGTATACAGAAAATTTTCTCGCCTTTTACAAATCATAATCGACCGACAGAAACGAAGCTTAATAAGCTTTAAGAGCCAAGTTGCCCCTTATAGCCTATAGTCCACACAAAACAACACCCTCAATCATAATGTCCAGATTCCGCATATCGCCTATCAATGTCTGTCATATGTTGTCATAGAAAGTACAATTTTCCTTCAAATACCCATCCATAACCCATTTATTATCAGTATGTTATGAGCGCAAATTTCCCGCTGATTTTTCCAAAAATTGAGACTTGGCACGAAAATTGCTTCTACGTATAGTGATATGAAGCAGAAAAGACTTTTAGCTATAGAGTATTCGTTTATTATCCTGACCATAGTTGCAATCGTTTTGTGCATCACCAGCTATTCCTATGCGCAGAATAAACAGACGCCTTATCCGGTAGCCCCGGAGCCGGGCAGTATTGCGCTTATTACTACGGGACTATTGGGATGGATAATCCAGTTTGCGCGAAGGCGCTTCGCGGAATTCAAGAGGTGTTTCGATATTCTCGTAAGCGCATTTGGCATAGCAGTTTCCCTGCCTGTTGTTGGCCTTACCGCCGCTTTCATCAAAGCTGTGTCCCCCGGACCGGCATTTTTTAAGCAGGAGAGGGTAGGCCTGAACGGAAAGACATTCCAGATATATAAACTCCGCACCATGGTTCCCGATGCCGAAAAGTCAAGCGGCGCAGTATGGGCGCAGGAGGATGACCCGCGGCTTATCAGATTTGGCAAATTCATACGCAAGGCGCATCTTGATGAATTACCCCAGCTTGTTAATGTGCTACACGGAGAAATGAGTATAGTGGGGCCAAGGCCTGAGCGGCCGGTTTTTGTGGAACAACTGAAAAGAGAGATCCCGGATTATACCAAGCGGCTCAATGTAAAGCCCGGCATAACGGGCCTGGCGCAGGTCTTTCATAAATATGATGAGACCATAAAAGATGTTAAGAAAAAAGTTAAATATGACCTTCTCTATATAAGAGAGATGTGTTTAATGGTAGATATAAGGATACTTTTAAGAACAATCGTGGTTTCCTTACAAGGGAAAGGGGCAAGGTAATTATGCATAGAAGAATTGGAAAGAGTATAATGTTATTCGTTACCTTGGTAATGTCTTTATTAGTTTTCGAAAATACAGCATGTGCCCTTATATTTGCAGGAGACACAGCAAATTCAACCGAACAACTCGGTAACTTTACCGCGACTTTAACCTATACGCCGATCAACAGTACGTCCGCTACGCTTTCACTTTCCCTGCTTAATACAAGCAGTGTGGCTAATGGTGGCTTCATCACAGGGTTTGTTTTTAATAATCCCCAAGGCCTTATAACCAATGCCTCAATTACGAGCAGTAATTTTCCTACGTTAATTCTTCTTGGTCTATCCAACAACACCATAAGCGCATCGCCTTTTGGAGGGTTTGACCTTGGTGCTGCTATAGGCGGAAATTTCCTTGGCGGAGGCAGCCCTAACTCAGGCATAGGAGTCGGCCAGACAGGCGCGTTTACGTACTTTTTGACCGGCGTAAATCTTAATACATCGAGCGAAACAAATTTCATGAATGAATTATCTTATGACGGTAATCCGTCTCATTTTTTCGCGGCACGTTTCAGAGGATTCAATGACGGCGGCAGCGATAAAGTTCCCGGCGATCCACCAGACGGTACGATTCCCGAGCCGATGACGATGTCGCTTTTAGGACTGGGGATTTTGGGGTTTAAATTAACAAGGAGGAAAAGGTGAAAAAATCATTATTTTGTTTAATGCTTATAGCATCGCTTATCTTGCTAAACACCGAAGCAAGTGCGTATCTACCCGATTTCGGATTTGAAGGCGGTAATTGGGGTGGCTGGGCGTCGCAGGGGAGCGAAAATGCGGTATTGGGGCTTGATGTTTTTCCTAAAGACGATGATTCATCCATGACCGTGTTGCCGTATTATGGCAGCTACATGGCGAGGGTTAATTCTTATGACGGAGAAAGCGACTTGTACCCGCCAGATGCGCCGTTTTATGTTTTTAACAACTTTATAACCCAAACTTTTGAGTGGGGCGGCGAAGATATGTCATTCTGGTATAACTATTTTACATGGGATTATGGAGAGTGGGATGAGGGGCAGTTTTATCCATATGATGATCCTGGCTTTAGCGTATGGTTAGATGGTAGTGAAATCTGGAGCTGGAGCGCAAGCAGCCTGGATGACGAAGGCGGAATTGACAACGCAGTGGACTCTACGGGCTGGCAGCAATTTACTTTTACTGCGGACAATTTCCGCGGTTTGTACTATGAAGAAGGTAGCGAAATAGCACTTTGGATTTATGCAGGTAACACCGGAGATGATGAAGTGCCTTCGTGGGTATATATAGATGGCGAAAGAAACGTCATCCCCGAGCCAATGACCATGTCGCTTTTGGGGCTGGGGATTTTAGGATTAGCAGGATTTAGAAGGAAAAAGTAGTAGGTAGAGATTGCTTCGCCCCTTCGGGGCTCGCAATGACAGTCATTGCGAGGAGCGTAAGCGACGAAGCAACCACTAACCTAAGATATAAATCTATAATAGGCTGTCACGAAACTCGTTCTTTTAAACAGTGAAGAAGGACTTGATAAAGCGCAACTTATGACTACCACCGGATTTTACAGCAGCCAGGGCTACAGCCAATACCGATATATGCGCCAGTGAACATAGATTGGCCGTAGCGTTTAAGCCCTTTACCGAGCATCGTTGCATAGCGAACATTAAGAGGCGTGCGAATATTCTCTCCGAGGATGTCCGGAGATTATACAGTTTTTTGAAGGTTTGAGAGCCATAATCGATGTTTTGCCGTATGGACGTATCAACGTCTATTCGTAAATTAATAGTGCAGCCATATCGATTACTGAAGAATTTGGGATGGTTCCAAGGGCAGAACCACCCGGTCTTACGAGCGAATTTCTTACTCATTTTGATAGGGCAAGCGAATTTGTGCCTCATGCGATTTTGTTCTTTGTCATAGAATTTACCGCAGGATATCATCTCGAATCCAGCCTGACATATAGGCGTGCCTTTGGATGAGAGCCTAATATTGGGATTAGCGCCTCCTCTGGGATTTTTGGCGATAACGGGCTTGGCTTTTAGCTCTTTGACTATATGTTCAATGATGGTGGATGAGTCGAATGCGGAATCAGCGATAACCGCTTTCGGCGATATCTTAAAAGCATCTTTGAGATATTCAAGCTGTGAGATGAGTAGAGTCGCTTCGTGAACATTAGCCGGTTTGGTAATTTCGGCTAAAGGCAGCTCGGACACAGCGTCGTTGACTATATGATTGCGGTAACCCCAGAAGAATTGGATCTTTTTACCGCTTGGATAGACGACATAAGCGCCTAAACGCGCTTCTTTATCGGTTTTAGGGAGTTTATTCTTATCAAACCGGTCTTTTACATTGGTCTTTAAGTTATTCTCTTTTACCGGCGATTTGACCGGGCAGGAATCGGTAGATAAATATTCCGCCTTTATTTCACCGACGAGCATTAATTCTTTGATGAGGTTTTCTTTGATACGCCGGAGTAATTCATTAGGCGTGTATTTTAAGAAGTGCGAGAATCGTTCTTTGGAAGGAAAAGATTTAAATCCGCATGCTTGGGTAAGCGCGGGATAACAGTTTAATTCTCTTGTAAGGTCAACCAGGTTAGAAAGACCTCTTAGATTCTTGAATACAAGGGCGTTAATCATAGACGAGACTGGATATGGCGGCCGTCCCGTGTGATAGTTCTTGTCCGGGATATCCAGACAAGAGAATACAAGCTCAAGTTGCCTTAAGTAGGTCAGATTTGTATC
Proteins encoded in this window:
- a CDS encoding NAD(P)-dependent oxidoreductase translates to MKILLIGSEGFIGRFLRRKLAEKGHNVMGMDMNGLARDRQFTKGNVTNINDIMKAAAGVDLIINLAAEHHDFGVKEEEFFEVNTKGMQNVLDCATKLGIKKILFYSTAAVYGPHAECVSESTVPTPVSPYGKSKLEAEKLIHDWAGADKAREAAIIRPVVVFGPENYANMYNLIDTIHRKRFFFVGKGENIKSVAYVENLADATIFLLEHMKPGVEVCNYSDYPQMNIRETAETIYKCLLRDIPKVNIPLGPALAAASIFDILGKITGYNFPITAFRIKKFNTQTYFASDRIRELGFKQRITPADGLKNMVEWYLKRLREVANGVEN
- a CDS encoding C1 family peptidase codes for the protein MKLKRTYGWVPDIPDGRDYLYRAIKPVIRLTKKVDLRSLCSAVEDQGNLGSCTAQALAGNLEFIDNKIDSIYTDVSRLFIYYNERVLIDTVDYDSGASLRDGIKSLKNSGVCEEALWPYTIEKFDEKPPAKCYKDAQEHRIEAYYRIESLSEMLACLTDGYPFVFGFTVYESFETGQVAKTGKANMPKKDESALGGHAVMAVGYNQSEKRFLVRNSWGTGWGMGGYFTMPFKYLETLAEDFWTVRK
- a CDS encoding exosortase/archaeosortase family protein; amino-acid sequence: MEKKTNLIKFISCAVLLLIAYLPTINWMVGRWNAEDSYYSHGFLIPLISIFLAWQRKDKIKDVLIKSDARGLWLIIAGLLVHIACAALRVGFLSGFSLIFVIYGLVLFFFGVEMARLMRFPIFFLLTMVPLPLVLVSNLTVKLKLFAAQCATFILNHIGFPSVRDGSMIRMPNSVILVEAPCSGLRSLISLLTLGLLFAYMLKASFIKKGILLLSAIPLAVATNMLRIIMLGTVNDLYGEKAAFGFFHDFSGFLVFALAFAGMLWMYKILENR
- a CDS encoding nucleotidyltransferase domain-containing protein translates to MIDFTGITKSEVRKKVLRYFFTHTEANLYLREIAAILKVDPGNLSKELSRLGKEGVFKSAERGKQKYFSLNERYPLFSELKSIIFKSVGVEGTLKEMLRNIKSIRCAFIYGSYAKGSEKPSSDIDLVVIIDKDKFKAGVFEKKMYELGTKLSREINYSYYPVDEWHDKIKKDSSFIKNILKQDKIMLVGDINGLQ
- a CDS encoding HEPN domain-containing protein produces the protein MDYSDLVKENKLKKEPDIGFDQVERLLKRSRKDLTTARQLIGKDEELAVAAIYDAMFHAANALIRMQGYRPGTVRQHIGVIEAVNRTLGKNAENLIIKFDNMRVARNKFEYQAILDMSKAQLDKALQDAEELAKMIAKHIFRQNPQRQFDF
- a CDS encoding EpsI family protein, which translates into the protein MTGDVTMNENIGFTIIVVLLLAASAISLNMFFKERSAHDFLDINTFPHKLGEWSGADETVTEKEYKILETRNLIVRDYTNPKGWILNLFIVYSETNRSVFHPPEVCFLGGGISIVDKKIERVKDGGYNFTANKMYTEKGEFKQIVLYTYKAGKLYTSNFYLQQAYLAIGQLFGKNTPGATIRVSMPVIGSEEDTVVALKKFLVEVVNEIASLRSQ
- a CDS encoding nucleotidyltransferase, which produces MDFALIFKFLIENLTRKKIDFALIGGFALQAVGVTRTTRDIDLLILSENSPEIKNLMLKHGYQLLHESEDVMNFAGKKFELGRVDFLLAHRKYSIEMLKRADDKPVFGGKFKIKVLKIEDQIGLKVQASSNDSKRLYQDMADVRKLLYDNYPKLDMDLIREYFALFGREKELDDITREVKDVK
- a CDS encoding sugar transferase, which translates into the protein MKQKRLLAIEYSFIILTIVAIVLCITSYSYAQNKQTPYPVAPEPGSIALITTGLLGWIIQFARRRFAEFKRCFDILVSAFGIAVSLPVVGLTAAFIKAVSPGPAFFKQERVGLNGKTFQIYKLRTMVPDAEKSSGAVWAQEDDPRLIRFGKFIRKAHLDELPQLVNVLHGEMSIVGPRPERPVFVEQLKREIPDYTKRLNVKPGITGLAQVFHKYDETIKDVKKKVKYDLLYIREMCLMVDIRILLRTIVVSLQGKGAR
- a CDS encoding PEP-CTERM sorting domain-containing protein — protein: MHRRIGKSIMLFVTLVMSLLVFENTACALIFAGDTANSTEQLGNFTATLTYTPINSTSATLSLSLLNTSSVANGGFITGFVFNNPQGLITNASITSSNFPTLILLGLSNNTISASPFGGFDLGAAIGGNFLGGGSPNSGIGVGQTGAFTYFLTGVNLNTSSETNFMNELSYDGNPSHFFAARFRGFNDGGSDKVPGDPPDGTIPEPMTMSLLGLGILGFKLTRRKR
- a CDS encoding PEP-CTERM sorting domain-containing protein (PEP-CTERM proteins occur, often in large numbers, in the proteomes of bacteria that also encode an exosortase, a predicted intramembrane cysteine proteinase. The presence of a PEP-CTERM domain at a protein's C-terminus predicts cleavage within the sorting domain, followed by covalent anchoring to some some component of the (usually Gram-negative) cell surface. Many PEP-CTERM proteins exhibit an unusual sequence composition that includes large numbers of potential glycosylation sites. Expression of one such protein has been shown restore the ability of a bacterium to form floc, a type of biofilm.); its protein translation is MKKSLFCLMLIASLILLNTEASAYLPDFGFEGGNWGGWASQGSENAVLGLDVFPKDDDSSMTVLPYYGSYMARVNSYDGESDLYPPDAPFYVFNNFITQTFEWGGEDMSFWYNYFTWDYGEWDEGQFYPYDDPGFSVWLDGSEIWSWSASSLDDEGGIDNAVDSTGWQQFTFTADNFRGLYYEEGSEIALWIYAGNTGDDEVPSWVYIDGERNVIPEPMTMSLLGLGILGLAGFRRKK
- a CDS encoding transposase is translated as MYQPNLIFTKDTNLTYLRQLELVFSCLDIPDKNYHTGRPPYPVSSMINALVFKNLRGLSNLVDLTRELNCYPALTQACGFKSFPSKERFSHFLKYTPNELLRRIKENLIKELMLVGEIKAEYLSTDSCPVKSPVKENNLKTNVKDRFDKNKLPKTDKEARLGAYVVYPSGKKIQFFWGYRNHIVNDAVSELPLAEITKPANVHEATLLISQLEYLKDAFKISPKAVIADSAFDSSTIIEHIVKELKAKPVIAKNPRGGANPNIRLSSKGTPICQAGFEMISCGKFYDKEQNRMRHKFACPIKMSKKFARKTGWFCPWNHPKFFSNRYGCTINLRIDVDTSIRQNIDYGSQTFKKLYNLRTSSERIFARLLMFAMQRCSVKGLNATANLCSLAHISVLAVALAAVKSGGSHKLRFIKSFFTV